Below is a window of Longimicrobiaceae bacterium DNA.
CGCGAGCGCGCCGAAGATGTCGGGGAGCGGCATGGATTCAATATGTCGGAAATTTCCGACACGTCAAGGTTGATCTCGGATCTCGCGGAATGAACGACATCGCGGATCGGCAGATGCCGTGGCCGGATGCGCATCGGGAAACGGCGGGCCGATGCGCGTCTGCCGGAGAGTCGGGTCGTGTCCGTTCGCACGCGCGGTCGGGAGATGCGGAGGTGGGGACGTGGCCCGCGGATGTGTGACCAGGGATCGGGGAACGCATCCGCGCGGGCCGCGGCACCGCCGTGCATCTCCCGTCCCTGCAGGCATTAGCGCGAGTGGCGATGCAGGCGCACGCTTCCTGCTTGTGGGCTGCGTCTGAAGCAGCGGGAGCGGGCCCGCGCCACTGCAACCGAGCCTCACGGGACCCACGTTGAACACCGAGCACCTGAAGCTGTACCGCGACCTGGCCCGGCTTGGCCTCAAGTACGGGCGCGGCGACCTGGTCCGCCAGGGCGGGCTGGACGAGGCCCTGGCGGAGGAAGACGCGGCGCCCGACGACCACGCGCCCCCGCCGCCCGAGGCCGCGGAGCTGGCCGACGACCTGGAGCGCCTGGGGCCCACGTTCGTGAAGCTGGGCCAGCTGCTCTCCACCCGGCCGGACCTGGTGCCGCCCGCCTACGCCGACGCGCTGGCGCGCCTCCAGGACGACGTGGAGCCGTTCCCGTACGAGGAGGTGGAGACGATCGTGGAAGAGGAGCTGGGCGTCCGCATCTCCAAGGCGTTCCAGAGCTTCGACCCCAAGCCCATGGCGGCGGCGTCGCTGGGGCAGGTGCACCGGGCGGTGCTGCGCGACGGGCGCGACGTGGCGGTGAAGGTGCAGCGGCCGGGCGTCCGAAAGCGCATCACCACCGACCTGGACGCGCTGGGCGAGGTGGCGGCGTTCGCGGACAAGCACACCGACGCGGGCCGCCGCTACGAGTTCGGGCGGGTGCTCGAGGAGCTGCGCCGCAACCTGCTGCTGGAGCTGGACTACCGCCGCGAGGCCGACAACCTGCGCAAGCTGGCCGCGAACCTGGCCGAGTTCGAGCGCATCGTGGTCCCCGAGGCCATCGGCGACTACAGCTCGTCGCGCGTGCTGACCATGGAGTACGTGCGGGGCCGCAAGATCACCGCGCTGGGCCCGCTCACGCGCATGGAGATGGACGGCGAGGCGCTGGCCGAAGAGGTCTTCCGCGCCTACCTGAAGCAGATCCTGGTGGACGGCTTCTTCCACGCGGACCCGCACGCCGGCAACGTCTTCCTCACCGGCGACGGCCGAATCGCCCTGATCGACCTGGGGATGGTGGGGCAGCTCACCCCCGCGCTGCAGGAGCGCCTTCTCCGCCTCGTGCTGGCCATCAGCGAGGGACGCGGCGAGGAGGCGGCGGACGCGGCGATCCAGATGGGCGAGGAGCGGCCGGGCTTCGACCGCGCGAGCGTCGTGAACACCTCGTCGGCGCTCACGGCACAGTTCCACGGCGCCACGGCGCGCGACATCCAGGTCGGCCGGGTGATGCTGGAGGTGTCGCGCATCGCCGCGCAGTACGGGCTGCGCCTGCCGGTGGAGATGACCATGCTGGGGCGGGCGCTGCTGGCGCTGGACCAGGTGGGCCGCACGCTGGACCCGGACTTCGACCCCAACGCCGCCATCCGCCGCAACGCGTCGGACCTGATGCGGCGGCGCATGATGAAGAACGCTTCGCCGGCCACGGTGCTGGCGAACCTGCTGGAGATGAACGAGTTCGTGCAGCGCCTGCCCGCGCGGCTCAACCGCGCGCTCGACAGCGTGGCGGACAACAAGGTGGGCCTGCACGTGCACCTGGACGAGCAGGTGTGGCTGCTCACGGGGATGCAGAAGATCTCCAACCGCATCGCCAGCGGGCTCGTGCTCGCCGCGCTCATCGTGGGCGCCGCGATGATGATGCGCGTGCCCACGCGGCTCACGCTCTTCGGCTACCCGGCCATCGCCATGGTGCTCTTCCTCTTCGCCGCGCTGATGGGCGTGGGGATGGTGCTCACCATCGCCCTCAACGACGTCAGCGAGCGCCGCCGCAAGCCGCGGGGGTGAGCTGCCGGAGGCCGCTCATCGGCGGAAACGTCAACGCTCGTCGCACTGAAACCTACGCCCGCCCACTGGCCGGGCACGAGTCCGAAGATTCGGCGGGGGCGGATTCGTATCTTACGTAGCTGCTTGGAACGGCTGGGTGTCGTGCGGATCGATGGGCGAGCGCGCATCTAATCTTCCGCGCCCGCCATCTCCACCTCCAGACCGAAGGTGTCGGCGAAGAGGCCGCCCTTGCGGCGCAGCGCCCAGCGCTCCAGCAGCAGGTCGCCCGTGCCGTCTATCTCCAGAAGCAGGCGCGACTTGGAGACGGTGGCGCGGACCTCCTTCACGCCCTGCAGGTGCTCGCGGTCCAGCGCGTCGGCGATGCGGAGGAGCGAGGCGAGGCGCACCACGCGGTCCCGGTCGTCGGCGGCGAGGCGCGTGAACGCCTCGTGGTGCGCGGCGGGAACGCCCTTGCGGTGGTAGCGCGCCACGTTGGCGATCAACTCCGTCTCGCGCGGCGTGAACTCCGGGATCTCGCTCTGGGAGATGATGTACAGCGAGTGCTTGTGGTGCTTCTTGTAGCCCACGAAGATGCCCACGTCGTGCAGCACCGCCGCCGCCAGAAGCAGCCGCCGCTCCGCCGGGCCCATCCGGTGCACGGCCTGGAGCTGGTCGAAGAGCGAGCCCGCCAGGCGCGACACGTGGGTGGCGTGCGCCTCGTCGAAGTCGAACTTGCGCCCCAGCGCCACCGACCCCGCCACCGCCTGCCGGTCCTTGCGGTCCTCGTGCTCCTGGTGCGTGACCAGGTCTTCCACCAGGTCGATGAGGATGCCGTCCTTCACTCCTACGCCGGGCACCAGGATCTCGGCGGCCTCGCTCAGCGTTGCGACCCGCTCGTAGACCATGGCGGCAGGGAGGATCACGTCCGCGCGGTCCTCGCGCAGCCCCAGCTCTTCCACGCGCTGGCGGTAGCTCAGGCGCGACAGCATGGCGATGGCGGCCTGCAGCTCGCGCAACGGGATCGAGGCCGTCTTCCCTTTGCCGTCCGCGGCGCCGGTGAGCTTCGCCAGCGCCTCGATGTTGCCGCCCGTGGCGATCACGCCCGCGGGGTTCCACTGCCGCGCGATGGCGGGGATCTGGAGCGTGGCCGCGTACTCGCGCAGCAGCCGCTGGAAGCGCCCCGGCTGGTCGCCGGACCCCGACAGCTCCTCCAGCAGCCGCACCGAGCCCATGTTGTGCGACTCGCTGGCGAGGATGCCGGCGCTGTCCACCAGCGACACCTCCACGCTGCCGCCGCCCAGGTCCACCAGGATCCACTTGCGGTTCCCGAACGGCACGCGGCTCTTCACGGCCACGTACACCAGCCGCGCCTCTTCCGCGCCGGTGATCACCTCCAGCTCCACGCCCGCCTCGTCGCGCAGGCGCTCCACGAAGCGCCCGCCGTTGCGGCTCTCGCGCACGGCGCTGGTGGCCACGGCGCGGTAGTGCTCTATGCCAAGCTCCTCCAGCCGCACGCGAAACCGGCCGATGGCCTCCACCGCCGCGTCCACCGCCTTGGGCGCCAGCTTGCCGGTGAGGAACACGTCGTGGCCCAGGCGCACGGGCACGCGCTCCTCGGCC
It encodes the following:
- a CDS encoding AarF/UbiB family protein, which produces MNTEHLKLYRDLARLGLKYGRGDLVRQGGLDEALAEEDAAPDDHAPPPPEAAELADDLERLGPTFVKLGQLLSTRPDLVPPAYADALARLQDDVEPFPYEEVETIVEEELGVRISKAFQSFDPKPMAAASLGQVHRAVLRDGRDVAVKVQRPGVRKRITTDLDALGEVAAFADKHTDAGRRYEFGRVLEELRRNLLLELDYRREADNLRKLAANLAEFERIVVPEAIGDYSSSRVLTMEYVRGRKITALGPLTRMEMDGEALAEEVFRAYLKQILVDGFFHADPHAGNVFLTGDGRIALIDLGMVGQLTPALQERLLRLVLAISEGRGEEAADAAIQMGEERPGFDRASVVNTSSALTAQFHGATARDIQVGRVMLEVSRIAAQYGLRLPVEMTMLGRALLALDQVGRTLDPDFDPNAAIRRNASDLMRRRMMKNASPATVLANLLEMNEFVQRLPARLNRALDSVADNKVGLHVHLDEQVWLLTGMQKISNRIASGLVLAALIVGAAMMMRVPTRLTLFGYPAIAMVLFLFAALMGVGMVLTIALNDVSERRRKPRG
- a CDS encoding Ppx/GppA phosphatase family protein — encoded protein: MSQLRTQSRTATPSGEPATFPLRVGAVDVGSNAIRVLAAEFTSPTEYTSLAEERVPVRLGHDVFLTGKLAPKAVDAAVEAIGRFRVRLEELGIEHYRAVATSAVRESRNGGRFVERLRDEAGVELEVITGAEEARLVYVAVKSRVPFGNRKWILVDLGGGSVEVSLVDSAGILASESHNMGSVRLLEELSGSGDQPGRFQRLLREYAATLQIPAIARQWNPAGVIATGGNIEALAKLTGAADGKGKTASIPLRELQAAIAMLSRLSYRQRVEELGLREDRADVILPAAMVYERVATLSEAAEILVPGVGVKDGILIDLVEDLVTHQEHEDRKDRQAVAGSVALGRKFDFDEAHATHVSRLAGSLFDQLQAVHRMGPAERRLLLAAAVLHDVGIFVGYKKHHKHSLYIISQSEIPEFTPRETELIANVARYHRKGVPAAHHEAFTRLAADDRDRVVRLASLLRIADALDREHLQGVKEVRATVSKSRLLLEIDGTGDLLLERWALRRKGGLFADTFGLEVEMAGAED